The region GGAATGGAAATTCTTGAAAAATTCGAAGTTCACGATAATGACACAAAAAATGATCAATATCAGTACTTTGGAGAAACATCCAAGGGTACACCTTTGTTTTTCAACAAAAGAGTAACTTCAGCTGATTTAATTGTAACTATTGGAATGATTAAATCACATTCCTTCGCTGGATTCACTGGTGGCGCGAAAAGTATACTCCCAGGTATATCAAACGAAAAAACCGTGCTTTCAAATCATCGTTTTGAGTTTATAGAATATCCCAATGGTATTTTGGGCGATGCAGAAAAGAGCATGGTTAGACAAGATATGGAAGAGGCTGCAAAGAAATTGCCTGTTTTTATCATCAATGTTGTCTTGAATGATAAAAATCAGATCATTGACGTTGTAGCTGGTGATGTCATTGGTGCGCATCGTAAAGGAGTAGAAGCCTTTAAAAAAATGGCAGAAGTTTTTTTGAAAGAGCCCATGGATTTGGTTGTAGTTGAAGGGGGGTACCCCGGTTCTATAAACTTTTATCAAGCACTCTTTGGTTGTAATGTTGTTCTCACAACTCCTAAGCCAGTACTTAAAGAAAACGGAATCATAATTTTATTTGCGCAATGTAAAGAAGGCATGGGAAGTGATATCATTGAAGAACTTTTTACGACATATCGAGATCCAAAGAAAGTTTTAAAGTATCTAAAAGCCTCTTCTCCATTACCAGAACAATGGGCAGCTCAATTCCTGGCATCGTTTTTACTCAGAGCACGCCTAATTGTTATCACATCGAACACACTGTTAAAAGACAAATTAAAAAACTTTGGAATAACATGCTTCAACTCGACTCAGGAAGCAATCGATAATTTTATCGCTGAAAATGAAAAGATAAATGTCGCTGTGATAAAAAATCCAGACTTTCTGATACCCAATCTGGAATAAATGTTGAAGCGTCTTTCATTTTCTGTTCTTTAACAAATCCTTTTGATTGTATTTCTGCGCGATTTTGCGCTACAATCATGGTACGATAAACGAAAAAAATTATTTCATTTCATAAAATGAAGAGTGAAAAAGATATGAAGAGTGAAAAAGATCATAAGATCAGAGAAATTGAAAGAAAAAATAAAAGGATTGAAAAAACTTACCCAATTTTTGATTGATATCAATGTAAGAAACAGTACTGGTTTTTTGGTGTCTGTTGGAAGTATTCAAGAATGTGCGGTAATGCTCACAGATGAAGAGAAAAGATAATATTCGAAATAGTCAAAGAGAAAGCAGGAAAAGCAAGAGACGAAGTTCCTGCAACTGGTGGATGTGACTGTGCCGATACACGAACAACGGTCATAAAGTTGGTTCATTGTACAGAAAAAACTGGACTGGACTCGGTGGAATGATGATCAGTCTGTTGTATTGTTGGAGATCTAACGAAGAGATAGTTTTAACCCGCTACAAAGCAATCGCAAAAGAAACCGAATTAAGACTTGTTTCACAACTCGATATATTTTTGGAAACATCGATAAAGTTGATCAATAAAATTAGCCGCCTTAAAGGGCGGTGCTTTTTGTATTGAGAAATTCGAAAAGTAGTTGAAATTCTGTGAAACAAAATAACGACCTTTAATGCTGCGGGTGAACCGCCCAAATCTCATACAATAATCTTATGCTACTCAAATGGGTGCAAAGGGGTGTGTTTCAGGTCCTGCAGCAGTTTTCCCCGAGTTTTTTGTAAGGCTGTATGAGCAGTTCAAAAAAGGTGATATCGAAGGAGCAAGGCAAACTCAGAGAAAACTTACAAAACTTTCACTTGCCTTGGGAGATGGAGCAAGTATTCCTATATTGAAAACAGTTTTGAGCTGGCGAGGAATCAACGCAGGCGGATGCAGATCACCTCTTAAAATTCTTAATGAAACCGAGCTTCAGAAATTGAAGATCTCAATTGAAACCGTTCTTGAGGAGGTAAAATTAACCTTTTGATTTTCAATAACCTGCTTTTCTCAAATTTTCTTTCATATCGTTGATAGTCACTCTCAGATACCTTTCCGTGGTCGCCAGACTCGAGTGCCCAAGAAATTCCTGGACAATTTTGAGATTTACACCTTTCTTCAAAAGATTCGTCGCAGCGGTGTGCCTTAAAACATGCGGTGATATATGTTTAATTCCAGTTTTCTTTGCAAGATTTTTGAGCAGATATGAAATACCATGGGAAGTTATTGGTTTGCCGGAAAGATTTTTCAAGAGAGGTTCTTCTTCTTTCAATTTAGGAACTATCTTGAATATATAGGGTTTAAGTTTGGAAGGAATCGGAACTATTCTCATTTTCCTTCCTTTTCCATTAACCAATATATGATCTTCCCGAAGATTTATGTGCCCTACTTTTAAAGATCTGATCTCACTAACCCTCAAACCTGCATAGCCTGCAAGGCCAACAATAAGAAGTTGCCTGTAATCTTCATCAAATATCTTAACAGCCTTGTTCCATAACTTTAGAAACTCTCTTTCAGAAAGCGCTTTCGGTATAGTAGAAGACCTTCCCTTAACTTTAAGTTTGTTTCTTAAATCAAGTAATATTTCTGGAGAAACTTCCTCAAGAAATCTTCTTATAGCACAGTAATATAGATTCACTGTAGATGGCTTCCGACCTTCTGCAGTTGTTTCAGCCCATTTGAGGATCTCTTCTACATTGAGCTCTTCAATGCTCTGTGTAAATTTCCTCACAGCGGACATATAGGCTCTGACGGTCATTGAACTCAATTTTTGACTCCGAAGAACGGCTTCAAAACGTTTGAGTAAATCAACATCTGTTTTCATGATCCCGGCCTCCTTAAATTATGTAGATATACGTTAAAGAGAGACATTTTCATCACCGATCGGACGTAGTTTCAATCAATTGCAGGCATAATATTTTAAAACAAAAGTGAAAGGTAATATTAAGAATGAGAAAAATTTATAAATCAAAATAATGATGATTATTGATAGTAAAGATTCAAATGATTTTTCTTTTTCTAAGTGTATTTTCGCATTTTTTGTATTATCGTGTCAATCGCAAACTCTATAGTTTTTCAGCACTATTTTTGAATAAAAACTTTCCTCGTCGTAACTTTGAACTTAGATTTCTTCAATGTACTATCAATAATCATCATTCTCGTTAGTTGTCATTATAACTATATAAATGTCAGGAGGAGATACGATGCAGCAGAAAAAAATACTAATAGTTGCGGAAAGCAGAAATAAACTCAAAAGCATTCAAGAGTTTCTTCAGGGAAAATGTTTACTTGACATATGCGAAAACTGCATAGATGCCTACAGGATCTGTCGAAAATCACCCTGTGAATATGACCTTCTCATAACATATTGTGATTATCCATTCAATATTCTTCCTTTGATACGTGCAATAAGAAATGATATATCCTTCATACATCCGTATATTCTTGCTGTTACGGATGACAGGCTTAAAACAACCACCATAGCATTAAAGGCTGGTGCAGATAGTGTTGTTGAAAAAGAAACAGTTCAGGATTTTCTGAGATCTGCCCTTGAAAAAGAAAAAAAGTCAACAGATCTCAGGGCCTTTACAGAGTTCGCAATGAAAATCATTGAGTATAAAAACTTCCCCACTTACGAACATTCGAAAAATGTAAAAATTATTTCCTCTATCCTGGCAAATCTCTACTTTCTGGAAAACAAAAAGATTGATTTTCAATTTCACGATAATTTGAGGATTGCGGCACTTTTTCATGATATAGGAAAAATACTTGTTCCTGAATCGATTCTCTGTAAACCGTCTTCGCTAACATATGATGAGTTCAATACTATGAAAAGCCACACCAGGAGGGGAGCTGAACTTTTCTCGACAATTTCGAAAATTTATCCGGAAGACGAATTGTTGTCAGCATGTATGAAAGTATGTTTATACCATCACGAAAAGTTTGATGGAAGTGGATATCCTCACGGATTAAAAGGCGAGCAGATTCCTCTGGAAGCAAGAATTGTGGCGATTGCGGATGTTTTTGACGCGTTAACATCAGTTAGATACTATAGATCTGCTTATTCGTTAGAAAAAGCTCTACGTGTCATGGAAGAGGAAAAAGCTCATTATGATCCCTATATTTTTCATCTGTTCATGGACAATATCGAGTTCTTCTGCAACTTGAAATTAGACAGCTCTCATTCTGAAAGTCCGTTATAGTATAATTCTCCTGAGATACAGGAGGTGATTTTTCATGAATTTTGAGATTGTACAGGTCAAAATTCCAGAAGGGGCTAACGTCATTATAGGTCATTCACATTTTATTAAGACCGTGGAAGATTTGTATGAAGTCATAGTCACAACAAACCCAAATATTAAATTTGGCCTGGCTTTTAATGAAGCAAGTGGCCCTTGCCTGATAAGGTATGAAGGCAATGACCAGCAATTAACTGATGTAGCAATCGAAAATGCCAGAAATATAGGTGCTGGGCATCTATTTGTACTTGTTATCAAAGATGGTTACCCCATAAACATACTCAATCAAATCAAAAATGTTCAGGAAGTTTGCAGAATCTTCGCAGCTACAGCAAACCCACTTCAGGTAATTGTAACTGAAACAGATCAAGGAAGAGCTGTTCTTGGTGTGGTAGATGGATACAAAATCAAGGATGTCGAAACAGAAAAAGATAGAGAGTTCAGACACAATTTTTTAAGACAGGTCACAAAATACAAGAAATAACTGGCCTTCAGGCCAGTTATTTTGTCTTCACAATAAATACATCCCCACCACCATGAGATCTTCCCGCAATTCCAGCGGCGTAAGAATAAGAAATGCCCCCTATCAAAAAACCACTCTTTGAATTTTCTAACGCATAAGCAACCTCGTCCATGTCGCCCCCAAAGCATTTTTGCCATATAAGCTCGCCATCTTTATCAACCTTGATAAGCCAATAATCACTACCTTTATGTTTACCCGCAACATCACCATCATCAGACCATGATGTCCCAGCCAGAACATAACCATCTTCAGTTACTAATATCTTTTGAACAATATCATCTGAGCTTCCACCATAGGTTCTGAAAAATTGAACTTTGCCATTTATATCAAATTTGATCATCACAAAATCTGCTTTTCTTTCCTTGCCAACTATTTCTTCAGACCAGCTGACCCCAGCAGCGATATA is a window of Pseudothermotoga elfii DSM 9442 = NBRC 107921 DNA encoding:
- a CDS encoding nickel-dependent lactate racemase family protein; translated protein: MFKIVELFSGDFEEKVFIHSENLKAILIPKESASRPVENPRDVVEKMLNMPVDSKSLELLLSEDSRVSIVVDDATRQTPTKFILKILLKKLEKIRVKKKNIVMQIANGLHRLTTLEEKKKIFGMEILEKFEVHDNDTKNDQYQYFGETSKGTPLFFNKRVTSADLIVTIGMIKSHSFAGFTGGAKSILPGISNEKTVLSNHRFEFIEYPNGILGDAEKSMVRQDMEEAAKKLPVFIINVVLNDKNQIIDVVAGDVIGAHRKGVEAFKKMAEVFLKEPMDLVVVEGGYPGSINFYQALFGCNVVLTTPKPVLKENGIIILFAQCKEGMGSDIIEELFTTYRDPKKVLKYLKASSPLPEQWAAQFLASFLLRARLIVITSNTLLKDKLKNFGITCFNSTQEAIDNFIAENEKINVAVIKNPDFLIPNLE
- a CDS encoding dihydrodipicolinate synthase family protein, with the translated sequence MGAKGCVSGPAAVFPEFFVRLYEQFKKGDIEGARQTQRKLTKLSLALGDGASIPILKTVLSWRGINAGGCRSPLKILNETELQKLKISIETVLEEVKLTF
- a CDS encoding adenosine-specific kinase; this translates as MNFEIVQVKIPEGANVIIGHSHFIKTVEDLYEVIVTTNPNIKFGLAFNEASGPCLIRYEGNDQQLTDVAIENARNIGAGHLFVLVIKDGYPINILNQIKNVQEVCRIFAATANPLQVIVTETDQGRAVLGVVDGYKIKDVETEKDREFRHNFLRQVTKYKK
- a CDS encoding tyrosine-type recombinase/integrase translates to MKTDVDLLKRFEAVLRSQKLSSMTVRAYMSAVRKFTQSIEELNVEEILKWAETTAEGRKPSTVNLYYCAIRRFLEEVSPEILLDLRNKLKVKGRSSTIPKALSEREFLKLWNKAVKIFDEDYRQLLIVGLAGYAGLRVSEIRSLKVGHINLREDHILVNGKGRKMRIVPIPSKLKPYIFKIVPKLKEEEPLLKNLSGKPITSHGISYLLKNLAKKTGIKHISPHVLRHTAATNLLKKGVNLKIVQEFLGHSSLATTERYLRVTINDMKENLRKAGY
- a CDS encoding HD-GYP domain-containing protein, with product MQQKKILIVAESRNKLKSIQEFLQGKCLLDICENCIDAYRICRKSPCEYDLLITYCDYPFNILPLIRAIRNDISFIHPYILAVTDDRLKTTTIALKAGADSVVEKETVQDFLRSALEKEKKSTDLRAFTEFAMKIIEYKNFPTYEHSKNVKIISSILANLYFLENKKIDFQFHDNLRIAALFHDIGKILVPESILCKPSSLTYDEFNTMKSHTRRGAELFSTISKIYPEDELLSACMKVCLYHHEKFDGSGYPHGLKGEQIPLEARIVAIADVFDALTSVRYYRSAYSLEKALRVMEEEKAHYDPYIFHLFMDNIEFFCNLKLDSSHSESPL